Sequence from the Poecile atricapillus isolate bPoeAtr1 chromosome 21, bPoeAtr1.hap1, whole genome shotgun sequence genome:
gggtcAGACTCTTTCCATTGCAAAGAATCCACCCTCTCATCTGGCAATGTGAACAAGTTTCTCACTCACCCTCTAACTCCTCCACCTACCCTCAAATAGCTCTCATGGCCAGCCCTGTTAAGAGCATATTTCAAACACATCTCAGATGTCCCTGTAACAGGAGTAATGGAAAATCCTGGAGTTCACATGGCTCctgcttctctttcctctcaTTGCCCCAAGACGCAGCAAAATTTCCCAGCAAAAGCCTCCATAACAAATGCAGAACAGAGCCTTATCCATCACCCAGGCTTACCTTCATATTCTGAGATTCCTGAAATCCTTCAAAAGGATTTTTCTATCTTTTCCAACATTCTGATGATTCAGGGAGAAAACTTGAGAAATCATCAGGCTCTGGTTTATTActttcctcctccccccaccATTTATgagtattttgggtttttctgaaTGTCACTAGTTCTTATTTCCTGCATCTCATAATTTGCAGACattcaagcaaaataaaagctgccaaattcaaaacaaatagAACCTATGCAGCTttcaaacagcagaaaattCCTGTCAATTCCATTGCCCTAAATGATCAGTCAGGCCAGAGAATCAGGCAGATTCCCCTGTGCGCATTTCTGTGGCACCAACTGCTTCCAAGCACAAGGAAGCTTTGGTAAGGTTACAGCACTGGAGCTGAAGCTAACTCCAACAATGTGAAACTTGATGTAGGGACAGACTTTCCCATCTGCTCAGTAAAGTTTCCCGTGTCTTCCTTTGAAGCAGCTGCTTCTCAAGAGACCACTCTGGTGATGCAGTCCCAGTTCAGCATAGTCCTCTGTCTTCCTTTGTTGGTGGGAAAGCTTTTTACAGGGTTTGCTGCCCTTAATCCTCAAAAAAGGCATCTTTGCTAATGCTGCTAATCAGTCCCTGATAGTCAAGTGATCAATCAATAGCACTGTTTTAAAGCCAGCATTGGTCCCTTGTGCTCATTCCTTGTCTCCTGTGACCAGGCCCCTGTGGGACCTTTCCGTCTAGGGAAGAGCTGAATTTATCAAAGAACCCAGCAGAATTAGATTTAGACCTTTCCAGGCTCTTGCTTGTCCTACAGTGCAAGCAGAAGACACAAGCTCAGAAGTTTTCTCCTGTGCAGGGAAGTCAGTCTTAAACTAGAGGGGAAAGCCAGGAGCAGGTCTGGCTTCACCCCGTTCAGCTTTTCGTGCTCCTGGTCCGTGGCTTGTCTGAACCAGCTCCCTGGGTCCTTGACCATCCTGGAGGGCTCAGAGGCTTAACAGAGGGGATGGTCATGAAGTCAGGGTGCTCCTACTGCTTTTTTTAGGATTCAGGAAGGCAGAGAGCCTCTAGGGATGCATTTCACTGCTCAAATGAACAAGTGCAACTCTGAagtcttttctttccctccttaTCCCTAACAAAAGAGGAGATTTCTGAACTGTGAGCCACAAGCTTCTTTGGGAAAGTGGTCAGCAAAAAAAACTTGCACCCTCTCCACTCCCATCTGCAGTATTACCAGGCTGCCAGGGCAGCACCTGCTTCCAAGTGTGTCCCTTTCCTGAcctcaggctgctgctcctgttcaCGTAGAAGATGCTGGAGTGCAGCTCTGCCTCGGTGGAGGctcaggggaggagagggaggaactCTCTGGGAACTTGGGTTTGAAAGGATCCTCTTCAGTAGATGGATGGCTATCCTTGGCTGCCTGGAAAGGAATCAGTATCAGAAAATAGGGAATGGTTCCTCACAGTTCTTTATCTCTGCCTTCTGAGTGATGCTTTTTGAGTGTTCAGTGCCTGTGGGCTCCACCATGGAATTTCTCCAGCATCCCTGCAGTGAGACAGagctcattttccttctttgcatCCAAAGTCACAGCTGAAAACTGATGCAAGCCAGAGCTTCCCAAGCTCCCTCTATCCAAACTGAAggtccagcccttcccaggagCTCCCACCGCCTGAACTGGGCACATGGTCAGGCTGGCTGATTCCTCCCTTCCTGCACAAATCCCTCAGATCCTTTGGAAATGTGAATATCACTtcattttgttgttgctttttgtttCGTTTGGTTTTCTTGCTGAGTCTGGCCTGGCTCTCAGGGCTTGGGAAGAAATTAAGACccggggggaaaaaaaaaaagaccacacacaggaaaaaaaaaaaaaaaaaaaaagaatacgTTTTATATATATGCAGAACTGTGTATTTATGTCAGATAAACACAAAGATGTGTGAATATGCTGATGTGctcagaaatatatttatttactaaTATATTTATCCATGTACCGGTCTGTTGCCTGTGTTTGTTCACACTGCGCTGGCGGAGCCCGCGGAGAGGGACCCGAGAGCGAGCCCGGCCGGGACAGCGCCCCGGAGACCCCGAGACCCCGAACGCTCGGGCCCGGGCCCCTTCCGTTCCCGTTCCCCGGGCGGATCCGGATCCGGATCctttcccgttcccgttcccgttccccgGGCGGAtccgttcccattcccggggcGGATCCGGATCCGGATCCTTTCCCGTTCCCgtccccgttcccattccccgGGCGGATCCGGATCCTTTCCCGTCCCCGTTCCCatccccgttcccattccccgGGCGGATCCGGATCCTTTCCCGTCCCCGTTCCCatccccgttcccattccccgGGCGGATCCGGATCCTTTCCCgtccccgttcccgttccccgGGCGGATACGGATCCGGATCCTTTCCCGTCCCCGTTCCCATCCCCGTTCCCCGGGCGGATCCGGATCCTTTCCCgtccccgttcccgttccccgGGCGGATCCGGATCCGGATCCTTTCCCGTTCCCgtccccgttcccattccccgGGCGGATCCGGATCCTTTCCCgtccccgttcccgttcccgttccccgGGCGGATCCGGATCCGGATCCTTTCCCGTTCCCgtccccgttcccattccccgGGCGGATCCGGATCctttcccgttcccgttcccgttcctCGGCGCAGGcgcggggcgggcccggggcaGCCATGGCCGCGATCTCGCTGGAGACCGTCCCCAAGGACCTGCGGCACCTGCGggcctgcctgctctgctccctcgTCAAGGTGGGACCGGGAGGTGCTCAGGGACAGGGGCTGCAACAGGGATTTCTccgcgccggccccgctccttccccgcccggccccggcccttCCCCGCTCCttccccgcccggccccggcccttCCCCGCTCCTTCCCCGCCCGGGCCTTTCTCCCTCCGCAGCCTCCGGGCGCTCCCTGGCCCTGGCCCTCCTTCCCGGGCTCCCTCCCTTTCCCGCGGCTCCCGGCTGCTCCTGGTCCCTGACACCCGTGTCCCCTTAGACCATCGACCAGTTTGAGTATGATGGCTGTGACAACTGCGAGACTTATCTGCAAATGAAGGGTAACCGCGAGATGGTCTATGACTGCACCAGCTCCTCCTTCGATGGGTGAGTGAGGCTGGGCCCGGCTCTGGTCCCTCTGGAGCCTGGGGACACCGAAGTGGCTCTGTGGGGTCACCCAGCAATGAGATGTCCCCTCACTGCCATCCCTCCCGCAGGATCATTGCCATGATGAGCCCTGAGGACAGCTGGGTCTCCAAGTGGCAGCGGATCAGTGAGTAATTTGGGAGCTGGAGATCCCTTCTCTAGAAACCCTCCTCGGGGGCAGTGAGAGCTGCTGGTTGGGCTGTGGCCCCTCAGTGAGGGGACATCTGCACAGGTTGGGGATTCCCACCTGGCTGCTCCACGTGGGGTAACTCAgggttttctttcctgcaggTACCTTCAAGCCAGGTGTCTATGCAGTGTCTGTGACCGGCCGCCTGCCACAAGGTACCTGTGTGATGGAGTCAGGGTTTGGGGCTCTGTGAACACTCAGGGAACGTGACACGTGGGTGATGGCACCAGCGAAGGTGACTGCGAGGAGGTGCTGGACTGGAGAGGGAGTTTCAGGGTTCAGCACTGTACCTGCCAAAAGTTCATATTGTAAACTGCTGACTAAAGCCTGGCTATCAGAGGGATAAACTGGGATTAATGAGTGATTTGGAAAGTGAGCACATCTCAAACCATTCAGCTCCAGGAAAACAGGGAGTTTTGTTCATACAAAAGGGTTTTGTGGGATGGGGTGCTGTTGTGGCAATCCCAATGAGCACatccctcctcctgcactgaGGGCTCGTGCCATGTGTGTTTACAAATGGAGTGGAAGGCGCAGAGGATTTTCTTTATCTCCGTAATGCAGAAAAGGCATCATCCATCCAGCTGAGTTCCTGCCCAGTATGTAGCCCCAGAGCAGTCGCCTAACCCAGGAGTgaatcccaaacccctcaggtgAAAGCTATGCCTGTGTCTGGAATCTGAGGTTCCTTATTTCTGCCTGAGCTCTGCATTGGGAAGAAGCTGGAAACATCATGAGGCCAGAAGCTGAGCCCTTCTGACACAGCCAGGCCTATCTGAAATACCCATGGTTAGGGTTTAAATGGaagatcagggaaaggttcttctcACAGATGATGGTGGGCTACTGtacaggctccccaggggatGGCCACAGCCCTAAGgctggcagagctccaggagtgtttgcacaacattcccagggatgcacagggtgggattgttggggtgtcttgtgcagggccaggaccATGGACTGccatgtcccttccaactcaggatattccatgattctttaAAGGAAGATGATTGTCCAGTTGTATGTGACAGAAACACCAGATGTTCCCAGGGATCCTCATTCCAGGAGAAGACTGAAATATGTTTGTCTCCTTGCTGCAGGGATTGTCCGAGAGCTGAAGAGCCGTGGCGTGGCCTACAAGTCTCGGGACACAGCCATAAAAACATGAAGGGCCCTTGTGCTGCCTGGAGATCGCAGTGCTGCATGGAACAGGCGGTGGGCACTGCTCCAAAACCTCTGAGCTGGGTCTGCTGCCTCAGCTCCCCTCGCTGGGTACCTCTGGACTGTGCCACAGTACAGACCACAGACATTTACCTGAGCCTCGACACGGGGGGAGGGTGTGGTAGGGCTGGGAAGGGGTGTTCAGTCCTGATGCCCAAGCTTTCTTACAGCTGGTGTGGGAaagaggggatttgggaaatAGCTGAATAAACAGTTCAATAAAACACTGCCTGGTCAGGGCTGGGTCCAGCCTTCACTCTGTCACTGGTTTCACCACTGTAGGGTGGTGAGGTGGAGGGGCTCACACTCGCCCCCCTGCCTGTGCCACACTGTTCAGAACCTGCAATTGTCACTGCTTGTGCCATGGGCCACATTCCTGCCTCAAGAGGGAGATCCTGCCCTGGCTGCGCTGGGTTTCCTTCCCTGTGGGaaacctgcagctcccagctggatgGAGCAGATACGGTGATGGCCAACAGAGGTCACGGAGCCCTGGGCCTGCAGGTCCTGTACAAGGGATGCAGTAGCAGGATGGAGCTTCCAGGACCATCCACTGGCTGTTGCTGGGCtccagggcaggcagagcaggacaaaCCCATTGCTGGTGTGGCTTGGAGGCAGCACCAGGCCTTGCACATGAGAGGGGTGGACAAGCAGGGGTGGAAACACCACCCAACCTTCTATTCTGGGGATCTGACTGTTAAAAGTGTCAGTTTAGCGTCTGTAACACTTGAACTCCTGCGAGATTTGGCCTCCTTAgcttgggttgttttgtttcagttcagcagcagccaCCGATCATGAAGGGCTGAGTCCTTGATCAGTAGTTGTACTCTGAGCTCCAGAAAACGTTTCCAGGTGCAGATCACCTTttgtgggaagagctgggagcaCGTCAGCCCCTGATCTGGGGGTTGGACCCTCCTGCTGGGTAGACAGAGCAGCAGGTTCAGTTCTGCTGTCAAAAGGGGGAGTTGACCACGACTTTCACACAGCCCTGGAGAAATCAAAGCCCTTGAGCTGCCTGGTGAATCATCCTTCAGGCTTTCTGGGTTGCAGTCTGGACAGGAGATGGACCTTGGGAATTCCCAGTGGGTCCGGCCTGTGGGGCAGAGGTGTGACTGTCCCGGCAGCCCAGGGCCTGCCTCTGCAGCATGCTCAGGTTTAGGCATTCTGGACATGGACCTCTGGACTCTGGAGGGCAATTCTGGTCCTGCTGTGCCGTGAGGGGCACAGGGTGACCTGGGATCCCCCAGATGCATTCATCCCCTGTGGAATGGTCTGggaaagctgcagccagggctgtctGGGCAGCCCAACACGTTCAGGATGGAAGGGAACAAGGAGGATGAAATGGTGGCTCATTCTCCAGCTGGCTTGAGATGGGTCTGGGCAGCAAGGGTttggctgcagccaggctgggaggatGTTGGATGACAGATCCCCCCCTGCCATGCCTGGTCCGGGGAGCCTCACACTGGCAGTGCCACGGGGTGGCAGCACGGTCGTGTACTGGAGCTGGGGAAGTGCTGAGACCGACTGAGGCACAAGAtcatttcctgctgtttcaCAACACCTTTCCATCCAACTGCCTTCCCTTGGCTGCAGGGAATTTCCATGCTAGAGCTGCTCCAAGGCTGGAGCCACATCAGGACCCAGGACCCTTGTCCCCTGGCTCATGATGCAGAGGAGGTGACGAGAGGACCCTGCACAGGACCCCGAGCAGGATGGGCTGGTTTGGCTGGGGTTGCTGTGAGGCCGAGGCTCCCTGGTTCTTATCTCCCTTCCCGGGAAGCTGCAGTCACCACTCAGGGCTTGGAACTTTGCTTAGGAAATTGTCCCCAGGGAGCAGTGTGCACTGTCACTGTGCCTCTGGGGGGAACAGAAACCCTGCAGAGACCTCACCCCTCGCTAGCAGCCCAAGGGCCCGGGGATATGAAAAgactggcaggagctgcagggcagatGCAAAGGAGCCACCCCCCTGAGGAAAATGAAGGTGGTGGTCCTTGACAGCCGCAGCTCCTGTGCCCGCAGCGCTTTTCCAAGAACACAGCGCCTCTCACCAAGCTGCTCCCTGAGCCCCTTCATTCCCTGCGAGCTCCCAGGCTGGGCCCGCACCGCACAGCGCACAGCGCACAGCCCCGGTGATGCTCTGCTCCTGCAAGGCTCCCAGAAGCAGCCCTTCAGTGAGACTCCAGCCCCGGAGCTGTCTGGGGTTTGTACCAGCAAGAAAACAAACGATGCAGAGCTTTATTCGCTGCAAAAAGTAGGGCAGGGAGCTCTCACGTTGAAGAAACTGGAGGAAAAATGTGCGGCAGCAGCCGGAGTGGGAAATCGGGAGAGAAAAGCGTCAGCGGGCTGGGAGCTGAGATGAGTCAGGACAGCTCCTCCCCCTGCACCAAATGACGCTCAAATATTTCAGGCAGGCCCGAAAATGCTGCAGGTTTGGCAtgtgagcagcctggcagctctAGGCGGTGAGGCCAGGGCAGCGG
This genomic interval carries:
- the SUPT4H1 gene encoding transcription elongation factor SPT4 produces the protein MAAISLETVPKDLRHLRACLLCSLVKTIDQFEYDGCDNCETYLQMKGNREMVYDCTSSSFDGIIAMMSPEDSWVSKWQRISTFKPGVYAVSVTGRLPQGIVRELKSRGVAYKSRDTAIKT